The Miscanthus floridulus cultivar M001 chromosome 17, ASM1932011v1, whole genome shotgun sequence genome has a window encoding:
- the LOC136518394 gene encoding peroxidase 2-like, which yields MAAASSRISSPRLLLAAHCALLLALAGPAHGYAPSGGVALSSAFYDESCPSAYDVVRRVIQDARVSDPRIPASLIRLHFHDCFVNGCDGSLLLDDDLPAIQSEKHVPANDKSARGFEVVDDIKSALEEACPGIVSCADILALAAEISVELAGGPRWRVLLGRRDGMTTNIASANNLPSPFDPLNKLQEKFRNFNLDDTDLVALQGAHTFGKVQCQFTQENCAAGQPEDTLENLDRVTPNVFDNKYYGNLLHGAAQLPSDQVMLSDAVAEATTAPVVHRFAANQQDFFRNFATSMVKMGNIGPLTGTDGEIRKNCRRTNSKGY from the exons ATGGCGGCAGCTTCCTCGCGCATCTCGTCTCCCAGGTTGCTGTTAGCCGCGCACTGCGCGCTCTTGCTCGCTTTGGCTGGACCTGCTCACGGTTACGCTCCTAGCGGCGGCGTGGCGCTGAGTTCCGCGTTCTACGACGAGTCGTGCCCCAGCGCCTACGACGTCGTCCGGCGCGTCATCCAGGACGCGCGCGTCTCCGACCCGCGCATCCCGGCCAGCCTCATCCGCCTCCATTTCCACGATTGCTTCGTCAAC GGTTGCGATGGCTCCCTTCTGCTGGACGACGATCTCCCGGCGATCCAGTCCGAGAAACACGTGCCTGCCAACGACAAATCAGCGCGTGGCTTCGAGGTGGTCGATGACATCAAGAGCGCGCTGGAGGAAGCGTGCCCTGGCATCGTCTCGTGCGCAGACATCCTCGCCCTGGCAGCCGAGATCTCCGTCGAACTT GCCGGAGGGCCACGATGGAGGGTGCTGCTCGGCCGGCGAGACGGCATGACCACTAACATCGCGAGCGCCAACAACCTACCGAGCCCTTTCGATCCACTCAACAAGCTCCAGGAGAAGTTCAGAAACTTTAACCTGGACGACACTGACCTCGTCGCCCTCCAAG GAGCGCACACTTTTGGTAAAGTACAGTGTCAGTTCACACAAGAGAACTGTGCAGCTGGGCAGCCAGAGGACACACTGGAGAACCTAGACCGGGTCACCCCCAACGTGTTTGACAACAAGTATTACGGTAACCTCCTGCACGGCGCCGCACAGCTACCCTCCGACCAGGTCATGCTGTCAGACGCTGTCGCGGAGGCGACGACCGCTCCCGTTGTTCATCGGTTTGCAGCCAACCAACAAGATTTCTTTAGGAACTTTGCCACATCCATGGTTAAGATGGGCAACATAGGCCCGCTAACTGGGACTGATGGAGAGATACGGAAAAATTGCCGAAGGACCAATAGCAAAGGCTATTGA